A genomic window from Sulfurospirillum multivorans DSM 12446 includes:
- the hemA gene encoding glutamyl-tRNA reductase, with the protein MHYLTISFTHKNTDISIREKLAFNSEEKCRHFMGTLIGCAAVNEVILLSTCNRVEIITSVTDCQSALGDSFDLLSHVANVTREELEEHADIYEDNGAIHHLFTVCASLDSLVIGETQIAGQLKEAFKFAFENNYCGQKLGRAMHHAFRCAAEVRSRTDISKSPVSVSSVAVNKAKDLLGSIGGLSALVVGAGEMSQLAAKHLISNGVNVIIINRNLEHAQALATELGELATTAPYSKLTEFINRYRLVFTATGAPHSVISDDMVEEKEFSRYWFDIAVPRDIDIKEHANLHVFAVDDLEEIVTRNMSLREEQAKIAYSIVGRSTMDFFKWLQSMCVDPIIKEIRDHAKECSLQELEKAVKKGYIPEELQDQVSKVLHHAFNSFLHSATKNLKEVAEKPEADTIVQAVQYIFNINEDQTKRMNMYKCEYQMGGIK; encoded by the coding sequence ATGCACTATCTTACGATTAGTTTTACACACAAAAACACAGATATTAGCATTCGTGAAAAATTAGCGTTCAATTCAGAAGAAAAATGTCGCCATTTTATGGGAACGTTGATTGGCTGTGCGGCGGTAAATGAAGTGATTTTACTCTCTACATGTAATCGTGTGGAGATCATCACAAGTGTTACCGATTGTCAATCGGCTTTGGGCGATTCATTTGATCTTTTAAGCCATGTTGCCAATGTAACACGCGAAGAGTTAGAAGAACATGCAGACATTTATGAAGACAATGGAGCCATTCATCATCTTTTCACGGTCTGTGCTTCCTTGGATAGTCTGGTGATTGGTGAGACGCAAATCGCGGGGCAACTCAAAGAGGCGTTTAAATTTGCCTTTGAAAACAACTACTGTGGTCAAAAACTGGGACGTGCGATGCACCATGCCTTTCGCTGTGCCGCAGAAGTGCGAAGCCGCACCGACATTTCCAAAAGCCCCGTCTCCGTTTCCAGCGTCGCGGTCAATAAAGCCAAAGATCTTCTAGGCAGCATTGGCGGGCTCAGTGCGTTGGTTGTAGGCGCAGGTGAGATGAGTCAGCTAGCCGCCAAGCATCTGATCTCCAATGGGGTCAATGTTATTATCATCAACCGCAATCTTGAGCATGCACAAGCTTTGGCAACAGAGCTCGGAGAGCTTGCAACCACAGCGCCTTATTCAAAACTGACTGAATTTATCAACCGTTACCGTCTTGTCTTTACCGCAACAGGCGCACCTCACAGTGTGATTAGCGATGATATGGTCGAAGAGAAAGAGTTTTCACGCTATTGGTTTGACATCGCGGTTCCTCGTGATATTGACATTAAAGAGCATGCTAATTTGCATGTGTTTGCGGTCGATGATTTGGAAGAGATCGTGACTCGAAACATGTCACTTCGTGAAGAGCAAGCCAAAATTGCGTACAGCATCGTCGGTCGCTCAACGATGGACTTTTTCAAATGGTTGCAGAGTATGTGTGTCGATCCAATCATCAAAGAGATTCGCGATCATGCCAAAGAGTGTTCATTGCAGGAGCTCGAAAAAGCGGTCAAAAAAGGGTATATCCCTGAAGAGTTGCAAGATCAAGTCTCAAAAGTACTGCACCATGCCTTTAACTCTTTTTTACACTCCGCTACCAAAAACCTTAAAGAGGTTGCTGAAAAACCAGAGGCTGACACGATCGTGCAAGCGGTTCAATATATTTTTAATATCAATGAAGACCAAACAAAGCGCATGAATATGTACAAATGCGAATACCAAATGGGGGGAATAAAATGA
- a CDS encoding polyprenyl synthetase family protein produces MLGKVENLMVEMVTSLGDPRSVELFHRVPKGKRLRAKLILKIAGLSEDSLKLAAIVELIHAASLLHDDVIDDAFTRRGEESINALFGNKTAIMLGDILYSKGFSELTFLPKDVAYSIANAVALLSVGELLDVELSQTFNESEERYFDMIYKKTASLIEASAKAAALLAGKNGDIYALYGKNLGLAFQIIDDILDITQSSETLGKPSLNDFKEGKTTLPYLYMYRALNAEDQTKLLSFFQQELGEADKVWIKTKMHETKALEDSITYARKLGMEALDVIENEEDVGLSSIIKEMIERNF; encoded by the coding sequence GTGTTAGGAAAAGTTGAAAATTTGATGGTCGAGATGGTCACTTCTTTGGGTGATCCACGCAGTGTTGAGCTCTTTCACAGAGTTCCTAAAGGAAAACGTTTACGCGCAAAGCTCATTTTAAAGATTGCAGGGCTTAGTGAGGATTCGCTCAAACTTGCAGCGATTGTTGAGTTGATTCATGCGGCAAGTTTACTGCACGATGATGTGATCGATGATGCGTTTACAAGACGAGGCGAAGAGTCCATCAATGCGCTTTTTGGCAATAAAACGGCCATTATGCTAGGCGACATCCTCTACTCTAAAGGCTTTAGTGAACTCACCTTTTTGCCCAAAGATGTTGCGTACAGCATCGCAAATGCGGTAGCACTGCTTTCCGTGGGTGAACTTTTGGATGTAGAGCTTTCGCAAACCTTTAATGAGAGCGAAGAGCGCTACTTTGATATGATCTACAAAAAAACGGCTTCACTCATAGAAGCTTCCGCCAAAGCCGCAGCACTCCTTGCTGGCAAAAATGGCGATATTTATGCACTTTACGGTAAAAACTTGGGGCTCGCTTTTCAAATCATTGATGATATTTTAGACATTACGCAAAGCAGCGAAACCCTTGGAAAACCTTCATTAAACGACTTTAAAGAGGGCAAAACGACATTACCGTATCTTTACATGTACCGCGCATTAAACGCTGAAGATCAAACCAAACTTCTCTCTTTTTTTCAACAAGAGCTTGGTGAGGCAGACAAAGTGTGGATTAAGACAAAAATGCACGAGACAAAAGCACTCGAAGACTCCATTACCTATGCGAGAAAGCTTGGAATGGAAGCGTTAGACGTGATTGAAAACGAAGAAGATGTGGGCTTAAGCTCCATTATAAAAGAGATGATCGAGAGGAATTTTTAA
- a CDS encoding DUF2018 family protein, whose product MLYEDEDDFFMGSPRSKFFDILFNANRELVKTKLLEIVDRYSAMEILLEKQVGVDALEGMIRTVLMDEMDAVVEHNNDLFISSVGEILTQNE is encoded by the coding sequence ATGTTGTACGAAGACGAAGATGACTTTTTTATGGGGAGTCCTAGAAGTAAATTTTTTGATATTCTCTTTAATGCCAACAGAGAACTGGTTAAAACAAAGCTTTTAGAGATCGTGGATCGTTACAGCGCTATGGAAATTTTGCTTGAAAAGCAGGTCGGTGTTGATGCCCTTGAAGGGATGATCCGTACGGTTTTAATGGACGAGATGGACGCGGTGGTTGAACACAATAACGATCTGTTTATTAGCAGTGTTGGGGAAATTTTAACCCAAAATGAATAA
- a CDS encoding O-acetylhomoserine aminocarboxypropyltransferase/cysteine synthase family protein: protein MNQETLALHYGYDKQQFGTMSVPIYQTTAYDFGSAETAANRFALKELGPIYTRLNNPTTDVLEARIAAVENGEAAIATASGQAAIFFAIANLAEAGDNILVAKKIYGGATTLLTHTIKRFGITAKVFESDHADDLEALIDDKTKAIFFETLSNPQIAIPNIEKIVSIAQKYNIITVADNTVATPILFQPLNHGIDVSVHSASKYISGQGSAMGGLIVEAKGLNAKLIGNPRYPQFNEPDESYHGLVYATLPFPIFSLRIRLSLIRDIGATIAPFNSWLLIQGLETLSLRVKEHSRNAHKVASFLKSHPKVKKVSYPGLESDPLHVRAKQYFTDAQTSGLLSFEVEDFEFAKHILNSTKIFSVVVNIGDSKSIITHPASTTHQQLSTEELEKSGVKAGLIRLSIGLENADDLIEDLKIALG from the coding sequence ATGAATCAAGAAACACTTGCTCTGCATTATGGATATGACAAACAGCAATTTGGCACAATGTCCGTTCCTATCTACCAAACCACCGCCTATGATTTTGGAAGTGCCGAGACTGCAGCAAACCGTTTTGCACTCAAAGAACTTGGACCCATCTATACACGTCTGAACAATCCAACAACCGATGTTCTTGAAGCTAGAATTGCAGCGGTTGAAAATGGTGAAGCGGCTATTGCAACCGCAAGCGGTCAAGCGGCGATCTTTTTTGCGATTGCCAATCTTGCGGAAGCTGGCGATAACATCCTCGTTGCGAAGAAAATTTACGGTGGCGCCACCACGCTTTTAACCCATACGATTAAACGTTTTGGCATTACCGCAAAAGTCTTTGAGAGCGACCATGCCGATGATTTGGAAGCATTGATTGATGATAAAACCAAAGCGATTTTCTTTGAAACGCTTTCAAATCCTCAAATTGCCATTCCAAATATTGAAAAAATCGTCTCAATCGCTCAAAAATACAACATTATTACCGTTGCAGACAACACCGTAGCAACACCGATTCTGTTTCAGCCGTTGAATCATGGCATTGATGTGAGTGTTCACAGCGCAAGCAAATACATCTCCGGTCAAGGCAGTGCGATGGGTGGACTGATAGTGGAAGCCAAAGGACTCAATGCAAAGCTCATTGGCAACCCACGTTATCCACAATTTAATGAGCCCGATGAGAGTTATCATGGATTGGTTTACGCGACCTTACCATTCCCGATCTTTTCACTAAGGATTCGTCTTTCACTCATTCGTGACATCGGAGCGACTATTGCGCCCTTTAACTCGTGGTTACTCATTCAAGGTCTTGAGACGTTATCGCTTCGTGTCAAAGAGCATTCACGCAATGCGCATAAAGTAGCATCATTTCTAAAATCTCATCCAAAAGTGAAAAAAGTCTCGTATCCAGGATTGGAGAGTGATCCTTTACATGTAAGAGCAAAACAGTATTTTACGGACGCTCAAACATCAGGACTTTTAAGCTTTGAAGTGGAAGATTTTGAATTTGCCAAACATATTCTAAACAGCACTAAAATTTTCTCTGTTGTGGTCAACATTGGTGATTCAAAATCCATCATTACGCATCCAGCGAGCACCACACATCAGCAGCTTTCAACGGAGGAGTTAGAAAAATCAGGCGTTAAAGCAGGACTCATTCGCCTTAGCATTGGACTTGAAAATGCAGATGATCTCATCGAAGATCTCAAAATTGCACTCGGTTAA
- a CDS encoding Rrf2 family transcriptional regulator, which produces MSLLSTKGMYGLSAMYQLFLAKSTKPLQIKEISARAEIPQNYLEQLLILLRQAGLVNSVRGAYGGYLLAQNAEDILIKDILIALEGNLVVTDVDVKDPVLRMFYEESNHKIQEIFNVPLSEFEVYSQRLSTQLNYSI; this is translated from the coding sequence ATGTCACTACTTTCAACCAAAGGCATGTATGGCTTAAGTGCCATGTACCAGCTTTTTTTAGCAAAAAGCACCAAACCATTACAAATCAAGGAAATTTCAGCGCGTGCTGAAATTCCTCAAAACTATTTAGAACAGCTTTTGATTCTGCTACGTCAAGCAGGGCTTGTCAACAGTGTCAGAGGCGCTTATGGAGGCTATTTATTAGCTCAGAATGCAGAAGATATTTTGATCAAAGATATTCTTATTGCGTTAGAAGGCAATCTTGTTGTCACTGATGTGGACGTGAAAGACCCTGTACTTCGAATGTTTTACGAAGAGAGCAATCATAAAATCCAAGAGATTTTTAACGTGCCTTTATCCGAATTTGAAGTCTATTCACAACGTCTTAGTACCCAACTAAACTATAGCATCTAA
- the cysK gene encoding cysteine synthase A, which produces MYAQNVTELIGNTPLVKLNHLSNASNALILGKCEFLNPSHSVKDRIGFNMIKTALEKGLIDHSSIIIEPTSGNTGIGLAMVCASLGLKLILTMPSSMSLERRKLLAALGAELVLTEPTLGMRGAVEKATELSKETPNSFVPQQFANESNPAIHYATTAEEIWKDTEGKIDIFVAAVGTGGTITGTGKRLKELNPNIKIIAVEPDTSPVLSGGAPGPHKIQGIGAGFVPAVLDTKIYDEVIKVSYENAIETSRNLAKQEGLLVGISAGANVFVASAIAQQEQNKGKTIVTILCDTGERYLSAGLYEYKES; this is translated from the coding sequence ATGTATGCACAAAACGTAACAGAACTTATTGGAAACACACCACTTGTTAAACTTAACCATTTATCCAATGCGTCAAACGCGTTGATTCTTGGAAAATGCGAATTTCTTAACCCTTCGCACTCCGTTAAAGATCGTATTGGTTTTAACATGATTAAAACCGCTTTAGAAAAAGGCTTAATTGACCACAGCTCAATCATTATCGAACCAACCAGTGGCAATACAGGCATTGGTTTAGCGATGGTATGTGCAAGTCTTGGATTAAAACTCATTCTTACCATGCCAAGTTCCATGAGCTTAGAGCGTCGCAAACTGTTGGCGGCACTTGGGGCAGAATTAGTGTTAACAGAGCCAACACTGGGTATGAGAGGTGCGGTAGAAAAAGCGACAGAACTTTCCAAAGAGACACCTAACTCTTTTGTACCACAACAATTCGCCAATGAATCCAATCCAGCGATTCATTATGCCACCACAGCCGAAGAAATTTGGAAAGATACCGAGGGTAAAATAGACATTTTTGTGGCTGCGGTAGGAACGGGTGGAACGATTACAGGAACAGGAAAAAGACTCAAAGAGCTTAATCCTAACATTAAAATCATCGCCGTTGAGCCAGACACGTCGCCTGTTCTTTCAGGTGGAGCACCCGGACCGCATAAAATCCAAGGTATCGGTGCAGGGTTTGTCCCCGCTGTACTTGATACAAAAATCTACGATGAAGTGATCAAAGTCAGTTATGAAAATGCCATTGAAACGTCACGCAATCTTGCCAAACAAGAGGGTTTATTGGTAGGAATTTCTGCAGGTGCCAATGTCTTTGTAGCCTCAGCCATTGCGCAACAAGAGCAGAACAAAGGTAAAACAATTGTGACTATTTTATGTGACACAGGTGAGCGTTACTTAAGCGCTGGTCTGTATGAATACAAAGAGTCGTGA
- a CDS encoding GGDEF domain-containing protein, with product MKRIPSIMLKKPILLGSITFVVNLFISSIPVLILHEKHLEQNKNMFSISTLLDNQHLLEQQAIVNSALFYSFLFSITLSILIVFLTTFLKKSYLEVENLSHYDGLTKLYNRLMFMEIFQKEIQKVKRTKNHLFLVILDIDDFKPINDTYGHLVGDDAIKTTADTLQHLLRESDTIARFGGDEFIICIVDQDKEAASTIVNRILNEFNHKMIPVIRNNEIQELQINLSIGYTAYKNEDDFKTMLQRADQALYISKEAGKNTATYIA from the coding sequence ATGAAAAGAATACCGAGCATTATGCTTAAGAAGCCTATTTTATTAGGCTCAATCACATTTGTTGTCAATCTTTTTATCAGTTCAATACCCGTTTTAATTCTGCATGAAAAACATCTCGAACAGAATAAAAACATGTTTTCTATCTCGACGCTTTTAGATAACCAGCATCTTTTAGAGCAGCAAGCGATTGTCAATAGTGCCCTTTTTTATTCCTTCTTATTTTCCATTACCCTCTCTATCTTAATTGTTTTTTTGACCACATTTTTAAAAAAATCTTACCTTGAAGTTGAAAACCTCTCCCATTACGATGGACTGACAAAATTGTACAACCGTTTAATGTTTATGGAGATTTTTCAAAAAGAGATTCAAAAAGTTAAACGCACAAAAAATCACCTCTTTTTGGTGATTTTGGATATTGATGATTTTAAACCTATTAATGATACCTATGGGCATCTTGTAGGTGATGATGCGATTAAGACAACCGCCGATACCTTGCAACATCTTTTACGAGAATCTGACACCATTGCACGTTTTGGTGGCGATGAGTTTATTATCTGTATTGTGGATCAAGACAAAGAGGCTGCTTCAACCATTGTCAATCGCATCTTAAATGAATTTAACCATAAAATGATCCCCGTAATACGCAATAATGAGATACAAGAACTTCAAATCAATCTGAGCATTGGCTACACCGCGTACAAAAACGAAGATGATTTTAAAACGATGCTTCAACGCGCCGATCAAGCGCTTTACATCTCCAAAGAAGCTGGCAAAAACACCGCTACGTACATTGCTTAA
- a CDS encoding valine--tRNA ligase, which produces MSEKSTVYNPKEIEERFYAIWEQRGYFEIDGNKMIQEEGKNFCIMMPPPNVTGSLHIGHALTFTLQDIITRYKRMDGFKTLWQPGMDHAGIATQNVVEKQLLAQGIKKEELGREKFLEKVWEWKAYSGGQIFNQMRKLGTSPAWSRERFTMDDGLKNSVKKAFVKYYQEGLIVRGNYMVNWCTHDGALSDIEVEYETHKGKLYHLKYFLKDSKECLVVATTRPETYFGDTAVMVHPDDERYKHLVGQKVVLPLIGREIEIIADEHVDMSFGTGCVKVTPAHDINDYEVGKRHDLEFITIFDSNGILNDYCGDFQGLERLEARAPIMAKLQSEGFVDKVEDYENQVGHCYRCKNVVEPYISKQWFVKKEIAEGAIAKVNEHLAEFYPSHWLNSYNAWMKELRDWCISRQLWWGHQIPVFYCDECGHEWASEKESEHECPKCKSAKVHQDPDVLDTWFSSGLWPFSTLGWENGDVFKGEKWNESDLKDFYPNTLLITGFDILFFWVARMMFSGEHTLGELPFKDIYLHALVKDEHGQKMSKSKGNVIDPLVTIDEYSADTLRFTLAILAVQGRDIKLSGEKLEQIRNFTNKLYNASRFLLMNANSFPDLETIEIKTALGAYMQSRLAVAMEEVRAHFSDYRFNDAATTLYRFLWGEFCDWGIELSKADKPAIVELGAIFKEAMKLIHPFMPFVSEFLYQELSDQTLEESESIMVKRYPHALKQDEKIEKTFELVIEAIVGIRRAKANIDLGNKKIEHAFIKVPDTANLKNALKYISLLAKVENIDFTETKIANSATDVGDNIEVFIPLDGVDLGPIVERLNNQKIKLEKEIMKLSGMLSNERFVANAPKEVIAENQKGLDDAQSKMAKIESELDSFSI; this is translated from the coding sequence ATGAGTGAAAAAAGCACCGTTTACAACCCCAAAGAGATTGAAGAACGTTTTTACGCTATTTGGGAACAAAGAGGCTATTTTGAGATCGATGGCAATAAAATGATTCAAGAAGAAGGCAAAAACTTCTGTATCATGATGCCACCTCCCAATGTCACGGGAAGCCTCCACATCGGACATGCGCTTACCTTTACCTTGCAAGACATCATTACACGTTACAAACGCATGGACGGTTTTAAAACATTGTGGCAACCGGGCATGGACCATGCAGGCATTGCAACACAAAACGTCGTTGAAAAACAACTTTTGGCGCAAGGCATTAAAAAAGAAGAGCTAGGACGTGAGAAATTCTTAGAGAAAGTCTGGGAATGGAAAGCGTACAGCGGCGGTCAGATTTTCAATCAAATGCGCAAACTTGGAACCTCTCCAGCGTGGAGTAGAGAACGCTTTACGATGGATGATGGACTCAAAAATTCCGTTAAAAAAGCGTTTGTAAAGTACTACCAAGAAGGACTTATCGTTCGTGGGAATTACATGGTTAATTGGTGTACGCACGATGGCGCACTCAGTGACATCGAAGTGGAGTATGAAACCCACAAAGGCAAACTCTACCACCTCAAATACTTTCTGAAAGACTCCAAAGAGTGTTTAGTTGTCGCCACCACACGACCTGAAACCTACTTTGGCGATACCGCCGTTATGGTTCATCCAGACGATGAGCGCTACAAACACCTTGTGGGTCAAAAAGTCGTTTTACCATTGATTGGTCGTGAGATTGAAATTATCGCTGATGAACATGTTGATATGAGCTTTGGAACGGGTTGTGTTAAAGTAACCCCAGCGCATGACATCAACGACTACGAAGTGGGCAAACGTCACGATTTAGAATTTATCACTATTTTTGATAGCAACGGTATTTTAAACGACTATTGTGGTGACTTTCAAGGCTTAGAGCGTCTTGAAGCCAGAGCGCCGATTATGGCAAAACTCCAAAGTGAAGGCTTTGTCGATAAAGTTGAAGATTACGAAAATCAAGTGGGTCACTGCTACCGTTGTAAAAATGTGGTGGAGCCTTACATTTCCAAACAGTGGTTTGTTAAAAAAGAGATCGCAGAGGGTGCCATCGCAAAAGTCAATGAGCACTTAGCCGAATTTTACCCAAGCCATTGGCTCAATTCATATAATGCATGGATGAAAGAGCTTCGTGATTGGTGTATCTCTCGTCAACTGTGGTGGGGACATCAAATCCCTGTTTTTTACTGCGATGAGTGCGGACACGAGTGGGCGAGTGAAAAAGAGAGTGAGCATGAATGCCCAAAATGCAAAAGTGCGAAAGTTCATCAAGACCCCGATGTACTCGATACATGGTTTAGCTCAGGCTTATGGCCTTTTTCAACGCTTGGTTGGGAAAATGGCGATGTCTTTAAAGGTGAAAAGTGGAATGAGAGTGACTTAAAAGATTTCTATCCAAACACCCTCCTCATCACCGGTTTTGACATTCTCTTCTTCTGGGTGGCGCGTATGATGTTCTCAGGCGAACACACGCTAGGTGAACTTCCGTTTAAAGATATTTACCTCCACGCGCTGGTCAAAGATGAGCACGGTCAAAAAATGAGTAAAAGTAAAGGCAATGTGATCGACCCATTGGTAACCATTGATGAGTACAGTGCCGATACCTTGCGTTTTACCCTCGCCATTCTTGCGGTTCAAGGGCGTGACATTAAACTCAGCGGTGAAAAACTGGAGCAAATTCGTAACTTCACCAACAAACTCTACAACGCATCACGCTTTTTACTCATGAATGCAAACTCATTCCCCGATTTGGAAACAATTGAAATTAAAACCGCTCTGGGTGCTTACATGCAAAGCCGTTTGGCTGTGGCGATGGAAGAGGTACGCGCTCACTTTAGCGATTACCGTTTTAATGATGCCGCAACGACACTTTACCGCTTTTTGTGGGGTGAATTTTGTGACTGGGGTATCGAGCTTAGCAAAGCAGACAAACCTGCCATTGTGGAACTTGGCGCTATCTTTAAAGAGGCAATGAAACTGATTCACCCGTTTATGCCATTTGTCTCAGAGTTTTTGTACCAAGAACTGTCCGATCAAACACTCGAAGAGAGTGAATCGATCATGGTGAAACGCTACCCTCACGCACTTAAACAAGATGAGAAAATCGAGAAAACCTTTGAGCTGGTGATCGAAGCGATCGTGGGAATTCGTCGTGCAAAAGCCAATATTGACCTTGGAAACAAGAAAATCGAACACGCGTTTATCAAAGTACCTGATACCGCAAACCTTAAAAATGCGTTGAAATACATTAGTTTATTGGCAAAAGTTGAAAATATCGACTTTACAGAGACTAAAATAGCCAACTCAGCCACCGATGTAGGCGATAATATTGAAGTGTTTATTCCCCTTGATGGTGTTGATTTAGGCCCTATCGTTGAGCGACTCAACAACCAAAAAATTAAACTTGAAAAAGAAATTATGAAACTCTCTGGTATGCTCTCCAACGAGCGCTTTGTCGCCAATGCCCCCAAAGAGGTCATCGCTGAGAATCAAAAAGGGTTAGATGATGCCCAATCAAAAATGGCAAAAATTGAGAGTGAATTAGACTCATTTAGTATCTAA
- a CDS encoding TRAP transporter substrate-binding protein produces the protein MRFIVTLMSVMVSVMSFAHAANDDKVYTLRLATTWAEQVPFLGTAPATLAQTVETMSNGRLKIKIDSPNKHKSPFGVMDMVKAGQYDLAYTASYYYKGKDYKLVFFTTVPFGMLISEQYAWYNHGGGKELAEKVYSAHGLISYPMGTTGMQMGGWFKKEIKSLADLKGLKFRIPGQGGEVMAKLGVNAMSTPPGELYTALERNTIDAVEWISPVFDFSMGFHKLANYYYTGWQEPASEIQMLANKKKIEALPADLRAILEVAIRSVGSQLMEQATHANAEAWANIAKEYPNVKVQQFPSDVMAALKKAAHEIEDEQAAKDPVFKEILESQRAYLTKVRPWTLMGEYGYLKQLEK, from the coding sequence ATGCGTTTTATTGTAACCCTAATGAGTGTGATGGTAAGCGTTATGTCATTTGCACACGCAGCCAATGATGACAAAGTTTACACTCTAAGGCTTGCCACTACATGGGCAGAGCAAGTACCTTTTTTAGGAACAGCGCCTGCAACACTGGCACAAACCGTTGAGACGATGTCCAATGGGCGTTTAAAAATCAAGATTGATTCACCCAACAAACACAAATCCCCTTTTGGTGTTATGGACATGGTCAAAGCGGGTCAATACGATCTTGCTTACACTGCTTCGTACTACTACAAAGGAAAAGACTATAAATTGGTCTTCTTTACCACGGTTCCCTTTGGTATGCTGATCAGTGAACAATATGCGTGGTATAACCATGGTGGTGGCAAAGAGTTGGCGGAAAAAGTGTACAGCGCACATGGGCTTATCTCTTATCCGATGGGAACAACAGGAATGCAAATGGGTGGATGGTTTAAAAAAGAGATCAAATCATTGGCAGACCTTAAAGGCTTAAAATTCCGCATCCCAGGACAAGGTGGTGAAGTGATGGCAAAACTGGGAGTAAATGCGATGAGCACCCCTCCAGGAGAGCTGTATACCGCACTTGAACGCAATACCATTGACGCGGTTGAGTGGATCAGCCCTGTATTTGACTTCTCCATGGGCTTTCATAAACTCGCCAATTACTACTATACAGGATGGCAAGAACCTGCAAGTGAGATCCAAATGCTTGCCAATAAAAAGAAAATCGAAGCGTTGCCTGCTGATTTAAGAGCGATCTTGGAAGTGGCTATTCGTTCAGTGGGAAGTCAGTTAATGGAGCAAGCAACACACGCTAATGCAGAAGCTTGGGCGAATATTGCCAAAGAGTATCCAAATGTTAAAGTTCAACAATTTCCCTCCGATGTCATGGCCGCACTGAAAAAGGCTGCACACGAGATTGAAGATGAACAAGCCGCTAAAGATCCTGTGTTTAAAGAGATTTTGGAGTCACAACGTGCTTACTTAACCAAAGTGCGACCATGGACACTTATGGGTGAATACGGGTATTTGAAACAACTCGAAAAATAA
- the mog gene encoding molybdopterin adenylyltransferase codes for MKAKIGILTVSDRASAGVYEDLSGKAIIATLSEYLSSEWESVYEVIPDEQSLIEEALKDMADEQGCCLIVTTGGTGPALRDVTPEATEAVCEKMMPGFGELMRQVSLKYVPTAILSRQTAGIRGRSLIINLPGKPKSIRECLDAVFPAVPYCIDLLEGPFLTCNEAVIKPFRPKA; via the coding sequence GTGAAAGCAAAAATTGGCATTTTAACCGTGTCTGATCGTGCGAGTGCAGGTGTGTATGAAGACCTCTCTGGCAAAGCCATTATTGCGACATTAAGCGAGTATTTAAGCTCTGAGTGGGAGAGTGTTTACGAAGTGATTCCTGATGAGCAGAGTCTCATTGAAGAGGCACTCAAAGATATGGCGGATGAGCAAGGATGTTGTCTAATTGTCACGACAGGAGGCACGGGACCTGCGCTTCGAGATGTGACGCCTGAAGCCACGGAAGCGGTGTGTGAGAAGATGATGCCAGGGTTTGGAGAGCTTATGCGTCAAGTCAGCCTCAAATACGTTCCAACGGCGATTTTATCGCGTCAAACGGCAGGCATTCGAGGACGTAGTTTGATTATTAACCTTCCAGGAAAGCCAAAATCCATTCGTGAATGTTTAGACGCAGTCTTCCCAGCCGTTCCTTACTGCATCGATCTTTTAGAGGGACCTTTTCTTACATGTAACGAAGCAGTGATCAAACCTTTTCGCCCCAAAGCGTAA